A single region of the Legionella oakridgensis ATCC 33761 = DSM 21215 genome encodes:
- a CDS encoding 4'-phosphopantetheinyl transferase family protein, producing MPSFKALPLQDCSLHEERVDIWQFSLHMEFNNSKSLLSSDEQKRAERYYFARHRRRFTIARTMLRLILARYLNLAPEQLEFTYSSHGKPALPNHHLQFNMSHSQETALLAVGKNHSLGIDLEFFSARPYEGIADHLFSVQENQALHALPPMLKPLGFFHIWAQKEALIKACGLGLSYPTKQISLPILPTEAQAIYDPLHRQHWRVLSFIPKIASCAALCYNPCIQEIRYLTLNEVSALQP from the coding sequence ATGCCTTCATTTAAAGCCCTTCCTCTGCAAGATTGCAGCTTACATGAGGAGCGCGTTGATATCTGGCAATTTTCCTTGCATATGGAATTTAATAACAGCAAATCCCTACTTAGTTCGGACGAGCAAAAACGGGCTGAACGTTATTATTTTGCCCGCCATCGCCGGCGGTTTACAATAGCTCGAACAATGCTTCGTTTGATTCTTGCCCGATATCTTAATCTTGCTCCTGAACAGCTTGAATTTACCTACAGTTCTCATGGTAAGCCCGCCTTACCTAACCATCACTTGCAATTTAATATGAGTCACTCCCAAGAAACTGCATTACTTGCGGTGGGTAAAAACCATTCCCTGGGAATTGATCTTGAATTTTTTTCCGCACGTCCTTACGAAGGCATCGCCGATCATCTTTTTTCAGTTCAGGAGAATCAAGCCTTGCATGCCCTGCCTCCTATGCTTAAACCGCTTGGATTCTTCCATATTTGGGCACAAAAAGAAGCCTTGATTAAAGCTTGTGGATTAGGATTAAGCTATCCAACGAAACAAATTTCCCTTCCCATTCTACCGACTGAGGCACAAGCTATTTATGACCCTCTCCATCGGCAACACTGGCGAGTTCTCTCTTTTATACCCAAAATCGCCAGCTGTGCTGCGCTTTGTTATAATCCCTGCATTCAGGAAATTCGCTATCTGACTCTCAATGAAGTCAGTGCCTTACAACCATGA
- a CDS encoding acetyl-CoA carboxylase carboxyltransferase subunit alpha — translation MSRQFLDFEQPIEELNQKIEALRMVGSDSEVNLGEEISRLEAKCQELTAHVFAHLEPWQVAQMARHPLRPQTTDYIEYLFTDFQELHGDRHYSSAPAIIGGLARFHGEPVVVLGHQKGKRTKEKVYRNFGMARPEEYRKALRLMKMAEKFELPLFTFIDTAGAYPGIGAEERNQSEAIARNLFEMSKLKTQIICVVTGEAGSGGALAIGVGDRVIMLQYAIYSVISPEGCASILWKDPSKASEAAKAMGITATKIFENKLIDRVVEEPLGGAHRDVAGMMTSLNSILVDELSSLKALSVDELLTQRYKKLMAMGACD, via the coding sequence ATGAGTCGACAATTTTTGGACTTTGAGCAACCGATTGAAGAGTTGAATCAGAAAATTGAAGCGCTGCGCATGGTAGGAAGCGATAGCGAAGTTAATCTGGGCGAAGAAATTTCTCGTCTTGAAGCGAAATGCCAAGAATTAACTGCCCATGTTTTTGCTCATCTTGAGCCTTGGCAAGTGGCGCAAATGGCAAGACATCCCTTGCGTCCACAAACGACGGATTATATTGAATATTTGTTTACTGACTTCCAAGAGTTACATGGTGATCGCCATTATTCGTCAGCACCGGCTATCATTGGTGGTTTGGCGCGTTTTCATGGTGAGCCGGTGGTGGTGCTGGGGCATCAAAAAGGAAAACGCACCAAAGAAAAAGTGTATCGTAATTTTGGTATGGCACGTCCGGAAGAGTATCGTAAAGCATTGCGCCTGATGAAAATGGCCGAAAAATTTGAGTTACCGCTTTTTACCTTTATTGATACGGCCGGAGCCTATCCGGGCATTGGGGCTGAAGAGCGCAATCAGTCCGAAGCAATCGCCCGGAATCTTTTTGAAATGTCCAAGCTTAAGACTCAGATTATTTGTGTGGTGACTGGAGAAGCTGGGTCAGGTGGTGCTTTGGCCATTGGCGTTGGCGATCGCGTCATCATGTTACAATATGCCATTTATTCAGTTATTTCACCGGAAGGATGCGCGTCTATCCTGTGGAAAGATCCGTCCAAAGCCAGCGAGGCAGCAAAAGCCATGGGCATTACCGCCACTAAGATTTTTGAGAATAAATTAATTGATCGTGTTGTCGAGGAGCCGCTGGGCGGTGCGCATCGGGATGTTGCAGGCATGATGACGAGTTTAAATTCCATTTTAGTGGACGAATTAAGCTCACTCAAAGCACTGTCCGTGGATGAATTATTGACGCAACGTTATAAGAAACTCATGGCAATGGGGGCTTGTGACTGA
- the tilS gene encoding tRNA lysidine(34) synthetase TilS, which produces MTESLLSRYWLERLSACRQLFVGFSGGLDSTVLLHHLTLQAGLREKLHAIHIHHGLSIHADAWQAHCQRWCDARSIPLTTRQVKLGNFSNIEEKARIARYQQFSSLLSENDCLLLGHHADDQAETMLLQLLRGAGIDGLAAMAEEDRLAKGWLARPFLAFTRQTLEDYARAYELDWIEDESNQNPHFARNYLRHTVMPLLRAKWPSVATTLMRSASHCQQAKMNLETLAVMDCQCLTEQNDTLPLSFLASLDRARVGNVLRVWLKKNQVRLPPTTILRRLIDELIFASQDANPHVQWDDVEVRRYQRALYLLKHQKATQSRGKQRWAFFPQPLSLDGMGYLYAEPVAKGLKVPAGSAIEVGFRQGGETLFWHGQTKQLKKLMQQWRIPPWQRDSIPLIYINGCLAAVADYAISDYFLGSDTAYQIQLRTDSIESCIF; this is translated from the coding sequence GTGACTGAATCTTTATTAAGTCGTTATTGGCTTGAGCGTTTATCGGCCTGCCGCCAATTGTTTGTAGGCTTCAGTGGCGGACTTGATTCGACGGTGTTATTGCATCATCTTACCCTGCAGGCTGGTTTGCGGGAAAAATTACATGCCATCCATATTCATCATGGCCTTAGTATTCATGCCGATGCTTGGCAGGCTCATTGCCAGCGTTGGTGTGATGCTCGTTCAATTCCTCTTACTACCCGTCAAGTCAAACTTGGCAATTTCTCAAATATTGAGGAAAAGGCAAGAATTGCCCGTTATCAGCAGTTTTCCTCCTTGCTGTCTGAAAACGATTGCCTTTTATTGGGACATCATGCGGATGATCAGGCAGAAACCATGTTGTTGCAGTTATTGCGAGGAGCGGGCATCGATGGATTAGCGGCCATGGCTGAGGAAGATAGGTTGGCCAAAGGATGGTTGGCAAGACCATTTTTGGCTTTTACGCGCCAAACTTTGGAAGACTATGCCCGTGCTTATGAGCTTGACTGGATTGAAGATGAAAGCAATCAGAACCCACATTTTGCGCGTAATTACCTGCGTCATACCGTGATGCCTTTATTGCGTGCCAAATGGCCAAGTGTTGCGACCACGTTAATGCGCAGTGCCAGTCATTGCCAACAAGCCAAAATGAATTTGGAAACATTGGCGGTCATGGATTGCCAATGTTTAACAGAGCAAAATGATACCTTACCACTTTCTTTTCTTGCGTCATTAGACCGTGCCCGAGTAGGGAATGTGTTGCGCGTTTGGTTGAAGAAAAATCAAGTGCGCCTGCCACCTACAACGATTTTAAGACGGTTGATCGATGAGTTGATTTTCGCCAGTCAAGATGCAAATCCCCATGTGCAATGGGACGATGTGGAGGTGAGGCGTTATCAACGAGCGCTTTATTTACTCAAACATCAAAAAGCAACCCAATCTCGTGGAAAACAACGTTGGGCCTTCTTTCCTCAACCATTATCTTTGGATGGCATGGGATATTTGTATGCTGAGCCGGTTGCTAAAGGATTGAAAGTACCGGCTGGAAGCGCTATCGAAGTTGGTTTTCGTCAGGGGGGTGAAACATTGTTTTGGCATGGACAAACAAAACAACTCAAAAAACTGATGCAACAATGGCGAATACCTCCCTGGCAACGTGATTCTATTCCATTGATTTATATCAATGGCTGTTTAGCAGCGGTAGCAGACTATGCAATTAGTGATTATTTTTTAGGATCCGACACAGCTTATCAAATTCAATTAAGAACGGATTCTATTGAATCTTGTATTTTTTAA
- a CDS encoding bacteriophage holin, producing MTNCRWSPLALGLSLGIVWGISLFIMGLSAYFFAYGEIFVTSVGTLYVGYDATILGSIIGGIIGFIDAFIGGVIVAWLYNFFSNCCCKHKKK from the coding sequence ATGACAAACTGCAGATGGAGTCCGTTAGCATTAGGACTTTCCTTAGGGATAGTCTGGGGCATATCATTGTTTATTATGGGGTTAAGTGCTTATTTTTTTGCTTATGGTGAAATTTTTGTTACTTCTGTGGGAACGTTATACGTCGGTTATGATGCCACCATCTTAGGAAGCATTATCGGTGGAATTATAGGATTTATAGATGCTTTCATTGGCGGCGTTATTGTGGCTTGGTTATATAATTTCTTTTCCAACTGTTGTTGCAAACATAAGAAAAAATGA
- the rnhB gene encoding ribonuclease HII, giving the protein MYIAGVDEVGRGPLAGPVIAAAVILDVPIFGVTDSKLLTASRRKKLAIEIKEKATCYAYGRAEVNEINQLNIHHATLLAMERAIDALTIRPEKILVDGLHVPRISIPCYAIVKGDLLVAEISAASIIAKVYRDEEMEQMDSQYPGYGFAAHKGYSTAAHQQALERLGPCAIHRKNFSRVAVLSDS; this is encoded by the coding sequence ATGTATATTGCTGGTGTGGATGAAGTTGGACGGGGGCCGCTGGCAGGACCTGTTATTGCGGCTGCTGTTATTTTAGATGTTCCCATTTTCGGAGTTACAGATTCCAAACTATTGACGGCTTCTAGAAGAAAGAAATTAGCCATTGAAATTAAGGAAAAAGCAACCTGTTATGCCTATGGACGAGCTGAAGTTAATGAAATCAATCAATTAAACATTCATCATGCTACCTTATTGGCCATGGAAAGAGCGATTGACGCATTGACCATCCGTCCTGAAAAGATATTAGTAGACGGTTTGCATGTACCTCGGATTTCTATTCCTTGTTACGCCATTGTGAAAGGTGATTTGCTTGTTGCGGAGATCAGTGCCGCGTCCATCATCGCTAAAGTATATCGTGATGAAGAAATGGAACAAATGGATAGTCAATATCCGGGATATGGTTTTGCTGCTCATAAAGGTTACTCTACTGCGGCCCACCAACAGGCCTTGGAGCGATTAGGGCCTTGCGCTATTCATAGGAAAAATTTTAGCCGAGTTGCAGTTTTATCGGATAGTTAG
- the rodA gene encoding rod shape-determining protein RodA → MNINQARPVYRFTPKSLHIDYPLIGLLLVLIALGLLILYSASNQNTGMVLRQLLRLSLAFMVMMVFAFIPPHKYKLWTPWIYSVGLTLLIAVMVIGKIGKGAQRWLDLGLFRFQPSEIMKLAVPMMAAWYFDRKSIPIDLKSLFVSAIIIFLPAVLIAKQPDLGTGLMVIAAGLSVMFIAGMQMRVILFLALASGLTAPLLWHVLHDYQKQRIITFLNPENDPLDAGYHIIQSKIAIGSGGAFGKGWLAGSQSHLNFLPEHATDFIFAVSGEEFGFIGSIILIILVALISLRGLHIARHAQTSYTRLLAASLAMTFFISAFVNMGMVMGILPVVGIPLPLISYGGTAMVTFLAAFGILMSISSHRILFDNLKG, encoded by the coding sequence ATGAATATAAATCAAGCGCGCCCCGTTTACCGGTTTACACCAAAATCATTACATATTGATTATCCTCTAATCGGCTTATTGCTTGTGCTGATTGCCTTAGGACTTCTGATTTTATACAGCGCTTCCAACCAAAACACAGGGATGGTCTTGCGACAGCTCTTGCGTTTAAGCCTAGCATTTATGGTGATGATGGTATTTGCCTTTATTCCTCCTCATAAATATAAATTATGGACTCCCTGGATTTATAGCGTTGGTCTAACCTTGCTCATTGCCGTCATGGTGATAGGAAAAATTGGCAAAGGCGCCCAGCGCTGGCTTGATTTGGGGCTATTCCGCTTCCAACCTTCTGAAATCATGAAACTTGCTGTGCCCATGATGGCAGCCTGGTATTTTGACCGCAAATCCATCCCGATTGATTTAAAATCATTATTTGTTTCCGCCATCATCATTTTTTTACCCGCCGTCTTAATTGCCAAACAACCGGATTTGGGTACAGGTCTGATGGTCATAGCCGCCGGTCTTTCCGTAATGTTTATTGCCGGCATGCAAATGCGTGTCATTTTATTTCTGGCGTTGGCTTCTGGATTAACAGCCCCTTTACTGTGGCATGTTTTGCACGACTATCAGAAACAGCGAATCATTACATTTTTAAATCCAGAAAATGATCCATTGGATGCAGGTTATCATATTATTCAATCGAAAATTGCCATTGGTTCAGGTGGAGCTTTCGGCAAGGGCTGGTTAGCCGGCAGTCAGTCCCATCTCAATTTTTTACCAGAGCATGCAACGGATTTTATTTTTGCAGTCAGTGGAGAAGAATTTGGTTTTATTGGCAGTATTATTTTAATAATCCTGGTTGCGCTCATATCACTACGAGGTTTGCATATTGCAAGACATGCCCAGACCAGCTACACACGCTTGTTGGCCGCAAGCCTTGCCATGACTTTTTTTATTTCAGCGTTTGTGAATATGGGTATGGTGATGGGCATTTTACCCGTCGTAGGAATCCCTTTGCCTTTAATCAGCTATGGCGGTACCGCCATGGTTACTTTTCTTGCTGCTTTTGGCATCTTGATGTCCATCAGTTCACATCGAATCTTATTTGATAACCTCAAGGGATGA
- the mrdA gene encoding penicillin-binding protein 2, whose amino-acid sequence MRLNDSVKNDRQELQVHHFRLSLLVALLVILSFILILRLAYLQFSQFKRYATLSLKNQMSIIPIAPPRGIILDKNGVILADNIPVYVLEIIPERVTNLTATLAKLKQLIPSITDEDIDNFNHARSQNRSYVPIPLKLKLTEEEVAIFASNQYLFPGISIKARLMRYYPLGAPVAHLLGYVGRINVQELQQVDNTNYRATNFIGKSGIERYYENTLHGRVGYQQVETDVSGRTLRVLSKQAPVSGAKIYLTIDARLQEAVYNALEGKRGAAVVMSVKDGDILAMVSTPSFDPNLFVNGISNKDYQQLANTQDKPLYNRAVRGLYPPASTVKPFVALAGLEKGTITPSTKIYDPGWYGLPGVSHKYRDWKRHGHGIINLKRAITVSCDTYFYQLGNKLGISAIEDFLMQFGFGQLSHVDLFEEAPGIVPGPSWKRRSRGASWYPGDTLITSIGQGFMLASPLQLANATAALSMHGRRFRPHLFGRSVEDDGKVHPYKPLEEYPIQLKDNVHWTIITEAMQNVINSPEGTGHRFGRNSAYTVAGKTGTAQVFSGNQYEKKSYQEIPEALRDHSLFIAFAPVENPEIAVSVLVENDFIASIVARKIMDAYFDLNQKNPET is encoded by the coding sequence ATGCGTTTAAATGACTCTGTTAAAAATGATCGTCAGGAATTGCAGGTACACCACTTCCGCTTAAGCTTGCTGGTAGCACTGTTGGTCATATTATCTTTTATTTTGATTTTACGCTTAGCTTATTTGCAATTTTCTCAATTTAAACGCTACGCTACGTTATCCTTGAAAAATCAAATGAGCATCATTCCTATCGCTCCACCGAGAGGGATTATTCTTGATAAAAATGGAGTCATTCTTGCCGATAATATTCCTGTGTATGTGCTTGAAATTATCCCAGAGCGGGTAACTAATTTAACAGCAACCCTGGCGAAATTAAAACAATTAATTCCCTCTATTACCGATGAAGACATTGACAATTTTAATCATGCTCGCAGCCAAAACCGTTCCTACGTTCCAATTCCTTTAAAACTCAAATTAACGGAAGAAGAAGTCGCGATTTTTGCCAGTAATCAGTATTTGTTTCCAGGAATCAGCATTAAAGCAAGGCTGATGCGTTATTATCCTCTGGGAGCACCGGTCGCGCACTTGCTTGGCTATGTTGGGCGGATTAATGTCCAGGAATTGCAGCAAGTCGATAATACCAACTATCGTGCCACTAATTTTATCGGCAAATCAGGCATTGAACGTTATTATGAAAACACCCTACATGGTCGGGTAGGTTATCAACAGGTAGAAACGGACGTCAGTGGCAGAACATTGCGCGTTTTAAGTAAACAAGCCCCAGTATCCGGTGCAAAAATTTATCTTACCATTGATGCCCGTCTGCAAGAGGCTGTTTATAACGCGCTGGAAGGCAAACGCGGTGCAGCCGTGGTTATGAGTGTCAAAGATGGTGACATTTTAGCCATGGTAAGTACCCCTAGTTTTGATCCCAATTTATTTGTGAATGGCATCAGTAATAAAGATTATCAGCAATTGGCTAATACTCAAGATAAGCCCTTGTATAACCGCGCTGTCCGTGGCCTTTATCCGCCCGCATCAACCGTTAAGCCATTCGTTGCTTTGGCCGGACTTGAAAAAGGCACCATTACCCCCAGTACCAAAATCTACGATCCGGGCTGGTATGGCCTTCCCGGAGTCAGTCATAAATACCGTGACTGGAAGCGCCACGGGCATGGCATCATTAATCTTAAACGAGCCATTACTGTCTCTTGCGATACCTATTTTTATCAGCTGGGCAATAAGCTTGGCATTTCGGCCATTGAAGACTTTTTAATGCAATTTGGCTTCGGACAATTATCTCATGTGGATTTGTTTGAAGAAGCACCGGGCATTGTTCCTGGCCCAAGCTGGAAACGAAGAAGCCGCGGCGCATCCTGGTATCCTGGCGATACATTAATCACTTCCATAGGACAAGGCTTTATGTTAGCTTCCCCCTTGCAATTAGCTAATGCAACTGCCGCATTAAGCATGCATGGCCGGCGATTTCGTCCCCATCTGTTTGGCCGTTCGGTTGAAGACGATGGTAAAGTTCATCCATATAAACCCTTGGAAGAATATCCAATCCAATTAAAAGATAATGTTCACTGGACTATTATTACAGAAGCCATGCAGAATGTTATTAACAGCCCGGAAGGAACTGGGCATCGTTTTGGCCGTAATTCAGCTTATACGGTGGCAGGAAAAACCGGAACAGCTCAAGTATTCAGTGGCAATCAATATGAGAAAAAAAGCTATCAAGAGATTCCTGAAGCACTGCGTGATCATTCACTATTCATTGCTTTTGCTCCCGTGGAAAATCCCGAAATCGCTGTCTCTGTGCTGGTAGAAAATGATTTTATCGCGTCCATCGTTGCTCGCAAAATCATGGATGCTTACTTTGATTTAAACCAAAAGAATCCTGAAACATGA
- the rlmH gene encoding 23S rRNA (pseudouridine(1915)-N(3))-methyltransferase RlmH: protein MLKITLITLGNKMPSWVNEAVGDYKKRLQDGIALTLVEIPLLRRGKSADLARILEKEATLMTTAIPQGARLIALDMTGESFSSEQLAHKIEQLQHINSHLCFLIGGPEGLCRKLLARCDERWSLSTLTLPHPLVRIVFIEAIYRAWSILQNHPYHK, encoded by the coding sequence ATGTTAAAAATTACTTTAATTACACTTGGTAATAAAATGCCTTCCTGGGTTAATGAAGCGGTTGGTGACTATAAAAAACGATTGCAGGATGGCATTGCTCTAACATTGGTTGAAATTCCGCTGTTACGCCGAGGAAAATCAGCGGATTTAGCTCGTATTTTAGAAAAAGAAGCCACCCTGATGACAACCGCCATTCCGCAAGGAGCACGACTTATTGCTCTGGACATGACAGGGGAGTCATTCAGCAGCGAGCAATTAGCACATAAGATTGAACAATTACAGCACATCAACAGCCATTTATGCTTCCTGATTGGTGGGCCAGAAGGTCTTTGTCGTAAACTATTAGCCCGCTGTGATGAGCGCTGGTCGTTATCAACACTGACGTTGCCGCACCCCTTGGTACGCATCGTTTTTATTGAAGCGATTTACAGAGCTTGGTCTATTCTCCAAAATCATCCTTATCATAAATAA
- the rsfS gene encoding ribosome silencing factor has translation MPDKHPLLETLIASLEDIQASDIVTLDVRNQTSVTDYMIICSGRSSRHVKSIAEQVMEKMKAAGLPALSHHGLEQGDWALIDFGDFVVHVMQPENRAFYNLEGLWQQTP, from the coding sequence ATGCCAGATAAACACCCCTTATTAGAAACGCTCATTGCTTCTTTAGAAGATATTCAAGCCAGTGATATCGTCACGCTGGATGTGCGTAATCAAACCAGCGTCACAGATTATATGATCATCTGCAGCGGGCGTTCATCACGCCATGTAAAATCAATTGCCGAGCAGGTCATGGAAAAGATGAAAGCAGCAGGGCTCCCTGCTTTAAGTCATCATGGTCTGGAGCAAGGTGATTGGGCTTTGATTGATTTTGGCGATTTTGTTGTTCATGTCATGCAGCCGGAAAATCGCGCGTTTTACAATCTTGAAGGATTATGGCAACAAACGCCTTAA
- a CDS encoding peptide MFS transporter has product MQANQPTHPPSLKIFFATEMWERYGFYVVQTLLALYLVMHFQWNDHRVYPLVGAFTALTYLSPVIGGWIADQLLGQKRSILAGAVVLFFSYLSLGLMQADTGLTISLAGIAVGTGLLKPNISSLLGNEYPIGSPNRERGFTIFYMGITTGIILGTTLPSYLQSLYGWSFSFLSATIGMIIAIAVFSFGIHRYRIADYFPYQHNLKDIFFAVLLIFFMWFGAFYILQQSTLADALFTIIGLFSLIYLLNSLMQESGIQARQTLVIGLLCLISIIFWSFYFQMFLSLTLLLKRVVQPTLWGIPFPPPYYVAVQSLGMIVFGLFLGRHKKQLSLTQHAIRTGNKFLLSIFFMVFAYLLIALVCHFEVGIALISPWFFIPAYLLISLAELLLSPVGLSAITLLSSHKKVSTMMGIFFVSLGLGGFLSGKLAGITAISKEKLDHLSIIGLKAHYAATFARLLYILLAAAVVCIILNRIIKYLMTSQK; this is encoded by the coding sequence GTGCAAGCAAATCAACCAACACATCCCCCCTCACTAAAAATATTTTTTGCTACCGAAATGTGGGAGCGCTACGGTTTTTATGTGGTGCAAACATTGCTTGCGCTGTATTTGGTCATGCATTTTCAATGGAATGACCACCGAGTTTACCCTTTGGTTGGTGCCTTCACTGCCTTAACCTATCTTTCCCCAGTGATTGGTGGATGGATTGCTGACCAATTATTAGGGCAAAAACGCAGCATCCTTGCTGGCGCCGTCGTCTTGTTTTTTAGCTATCTTTCCTTAGGATTGATGCAAGCTGATACAGGACTTACCATATCACTGGCCGGAATCGCCGTAGGTACTGGCTTGCTTAAGCCGAATATTTCATCCTTATTAGGCAATGAATATCCCATTGGATCACCTAATCGGGAGCGCGGCTTCACCATCTTTTATATGGGCATCACCACTGGCATTATTCTAGGCACAACACTCCCCAGCTACCTTCAGTCCCTGTATGGCTGGTCTTTTTCTTTTTTGAGTGCCACCATCGGGATGATCATCGCCATTGCTGTTTTTTCATTTGGCATCCATCGTTATCGCATTGCCGATTATTTTCCCTACCAACATAACTTAAAAGATATATTTTTTGCGGTTCTGCTTATTTTTTTCATGTGGTTTGGCGCTTTTTACATTTTACAACAATCCACGCTCGCCGATGCATTATTTACCATTATTGGTTTATTTTCACTCATCTATTTACTGAATTCATTAATGCAAGAAAGTGGCATACAAGCACGTCAGACGCTGGTAATAGGCCTGTTGTGCTTGATTTCTATCATTTTTTGGTCTTTTTATTTTCAAATGTTCCTATCTTTGACGTTATTATTGAAGCGTGTGGTCCAGCCAACGCTGTGGGGTATTCCATTTCCCCCTCCCTATTACGTTGCCGTACAAAGTTTAGGCATGATTGTGTTTGGTCTTTTTCTTGGCCGCCATAAAAAGCAATTGAGTTTGACCCAACACGCCATTCGCACCGGCAACAAATTTTTGCTTTCAATCTTTTTTATGGTTTTTGCCTACCTGTTAATTGCTTTGGTTTGTCATTTTGAGGTAGGTATAGCACTGATTTCCCCCTGGTTTTTCATCCCGGCCTATCTGCTAATTTCATTGGCTGAATTATTATTATCACCCGTTGGTTTATCCGCCATCACGCTTTTATCCAGTCATAAAAAAGTGAGCACCATGATGGGAATTTTCTTTGTTTCTCTTGGCCTTGGAGGCTTTTTATCTGGAAAACTGGCAGGCATAACTGCTATTTCAAAAGAAAAACTGGACCATCTATCCATTATTGGATTAAAAGCCCATTATGCTGCAACGTTCGCTCGTTTGCTCTACATCTTACTGGCAGCGGCCGTGGTATGCATTATTCTAAACCGTATCATCAAATATCTCATGACCTCACAAAAATAG